In Bacteroidia bacterium, a genomic segment contains:
- a CDS encoding Rne/Rng family ribonuclease: MSNDLVIDSSPSEVRIALLEEKKLVELNSEKKDRSFAVGDIYLGKVKKLMPSLNAAFVDIGYEKDAFLHYLDLGPQFQSLLKFVKDTQSGRQNNATLNNFELEKDIIKTGKITQVMSTGLWLPVQIAKEPISTKGPRITTEISIAGRYFVVSPYYNHVSVSSKIKSPEERNRLKRLALSIKPKNFGIIVRTVAEGKKVAELDKDIQDVLMRWNLFYDTLKVAQPGQKVLGEIDRTSSILRDMLNPNFNHIHVNDNLLYDEIKSYLRSIAPEQEEIVKLFKNKQPIFEHFGIDKQIKSDFGKTVAMQNSAYLVIEHTEAMHVIDVNSGGRNRGDSDSQEKNAFETNCMAAKEIARQLRLRDMGGIIVIDFIDMINIEHKRQLHEVLKEEMRKDPARHTVLPPSKFGLIQLTRERVRPEMKISTAEKCPSCNGTGEIKASILLIDEIENNVRYFAHEQNEKKIILHVHPYIEAYLKNGFISIKWKWYLKHKIKVSIESVSSFAVTQFAFYNTKGEEIKI; the protein is encoded by the coding sequence TTGAGCAATGATTTAGTTATAGACTCAAGTCCATCGGAAGTACGTATTGCCCTCCTTGAAGAAAAAAAGCTGGTTGAATTAAACAGCGAAAAGAAGGACAGAAGTTTTGCCGTTGGCGATATTTACCTGGGTAAGGTAAAAAAGCTCATGCCCTCACTCAACGCTGCATTTGTTGATATAGGCTATGAGAAAGATGCCTTTTTGCATTATCTGGATTTAGGCCCGCAGTTTCAGTCACTTTTAAAATTTGTAAAAGACACACAAAGCGGAAGACAGAACAATGCCACGCTGAACAACTTTGAACTGGAAAAAGATATCATAAAGACCGGCAAAATAACACAGGTTATGAGCACCGGTTTGTGGCTGCCGGTTCAAATTGCTAAAGAGCCAATCTCTACTAAAGGTCCAAGAATAACAACGGAAATATCTATTGCAGGAAGATACTTTGTGGTTTCACCTTACTACAATCATGTATCAGTTTCATCAAAAATAAAAAGTCCCGAAGAGCGTAACCGTCTGAAGAGACTTGCCCTTAGCATTAAGCCAAAAAATTTCGGCATCATTGTCAGAACTGTTGCAGAAGGAAAAAAGGTTGCAGAATTAGATAAAGATATTCAGGATGTGCTGATGCGTTGGAATTTATTTTACGACACATTAAAGGTGGCACAACCGGGACAAAAAGTATTGGGAGAGATTGATCGCACTTCATCTATCCTGCGCGATATGCTTAATCCTAACTTTAATCATATTCATGTTAACGACAACCTTCTTTATGATGAGATAAAGTCTTACCTGAGAAGTATTGCCCCCGAGCAGGAAGAAATTGTTAAATTATTTAAGAATAAGCAACCCATCTTTGAGCATTTCGGAATTGACAAGCAGATAAAATCTGACTTTGGCAAAACCGTAGCTATGCAAAACAGTGCGTACTTAGTGATTGAGCATACGGAGGCTATGCATGTTATTGATGTTAACAGCGGAGGTCGTAACAGAGGTGATAGCGACAGTCAGGAAAAAAATGCTTTTGAGACCAACTGTATGGCAGCCAAGGAAATTGCCAGACAACTCAGGTTGCGTGATATGGGCGGAATTATTGTGATTGACTTTATAGACATGATAAATATTGAACATAAACGTCAGTTACATGAAGTGCTTAAAGAAGAGATGAGAAAGGATCCTGCACGACATACCGTTTTGCCTCCAAGTAAGTTTGGATTAATTCAGCTGACACGTGAGCGTGTGCGACCTGAAATGAAAATTTCTACAGCTGAAAAATGTCCTTCATGTAACGGTACAGGTGAAATAAAAGCCAGTATTTTACTTATTGATGAAATAGAAAATAATGTTCGCTATTTTGCACACGAACAAAACGAGAAGAAAATTATATTGCACGTACATCCATACATTGAAGCCTATCTGAAAAATGGGTTTATTTCAATAAAATGGAAATGGTATTTGAAGCATAAAATAAAAGTTAGTATTGAGTCAGTAAGTTCGTTTGCTGTAACACAGTTTGCTTTCTATAATACCAAGGGCGAAGAGATAAAGATATAG
- a CDS encoding DUF885 domain-containing protein, protein MRKYFILLVVICCMGNTNLFAGKASFTTDKRFDNFKERFINELWKHNPMWATEIGYHAYDSVLEVNNEQYRKSQVTFSKSYLDSLKTYDKATLNSLNRMDYNLIENYLNSNIFYITEMKSWQWNPSSYNATGNVAFMLSENYEPLNKRLVNIGKKLSQFKAYYEAAKKNIANPTNEHLNLAMEQNAGGIAALENDLLDSLKQSTLKAGVKLSITQSLTDAKKAVEDYITFLKDFKNDSPRSFRLGKDLYAKKFEYDIQSQYSYQQIYDSAIQRKTFLHNEMYKIADKLWPKYFGTKDKPADSLALIRMMIDTISVYHVKPDEFQSAIEKQLPELVKFINEKKLIYIDPSKPLKVRKEPAYMAGVAGASISSPGPYDKGGNTYYNVGSLSGWTSERAESYLREYNHYILQILNIHEAIPGHYTQLVYSNNAPSIIKAVFGNGAMIEGWAVYGELMMLENGYGNNEPEMWLMYYKWNLRTVCNTILDISVHTMDMTEEQALKLLKNEAFQQKAEAQGKWKRVNVTNVQLTSYYTGFKEICDLREDLKKKQGNKFNLKVFHEKFLSYGSAPVKMIRQEMLSEIK, encoded by the coding sequence ATGAGAAAATATTTCATTTTACTAGTTGTTATTTGCTGTATGGGCAACACAAATTTATTTGCCGGCAAAGCGTCATTTACCACAGACAAACGCTTTGATAATTTTAAAGAAAGATTTATAAACGAACTATGGAAGCATAATCCAATGTGGGCAACTGAAATTGGTTATCATGCATACGACTCTGTTCTTGAAGTTAATAATGAACAATATCGTAAGAGTCAGGTAACTTTTTCAAAATCATATCTCGATTCTCTAAAGACGTATGATAAGGCAACGCTAAACAGTTTAAACAGGATGGATTATAATCTGATTGAAAATTATCTCAACAGCAATATTTTTTATATCACTGAAATGAAGTCATGGCAGTGGAATCCATCATCATACAATGCAACCGGAAATGTAGCATTTATGTTATCTGAAAATTATGAGCCCCTCAATAAACGTCTTGTAAATATTGGTAAAAAACTCTCGCAATTTAAAGCTTATTACGAGGCAGCAAAAAAGAACATTGCAAATCCAACCAATGAGCATCTCAATTTGGCAATGGAGCAGAACGCAGGTGGCATTGCCGCACTTGAGAATGATTTATTAGACTCTCTAAAACAATCCACACTCAAAGCAGGTGTTAAGTTAAGCATTACGCAATCACTTACTGATGCAAAAAAGGCAGTTGAAGATTATATAACATTTCTTAAAGACTTTAAGAATGATAGCCCAAGAAGTTTCAGATTAGGTAAGGACTTGTATGCAAAAAAGTTTGAATATGATATACAAAGTCAGTACTCCTATCAGCAGATTTATGATTCTGCAATACAGCGAAAAACCTTCTTGCATAATGAAATGTATAAAATCGCTGACAAGTTATGGCCAAAGTATTTTGGTACAAAAGATAAACCTGCTGATAGTTTAGCTCTGATTAGAATGATGATAGATACAATTTCTGTGTATCATGTAAAACCTGACGAATTTCAATCGGCAATAGAAAAGCAACTCCCTGAACTTGTTAAATTTATCAATGAAAAAAAATTGATTTATATTGATCCTTCCAAACCATTAAAAGTAAGGAAAGAGCCAGCGTATATGGCAGGTGTTGCAGGTGCATCCATCAGTTCACCCGGACCCTATGATAAGGGAGGCAATACATACTATAATGTAGGTTCGCTATCAGGCTGGACTTCTGAACGTGCAGAAAGTTATTTAAGGGAATACAATCATTACATTTTGCAGATTTTAAATATTCACGAAGCAATACCCGGACATTATACACAATTGGTCTATAGCAACAATGCACCAAGTATAATTAAAGCTGTTTTTGGTAATGGAGCCATGATTGAAGGTTGGGCAGTTTATGGCGAGTTAATGATGCTTGAAAATGGATATGGTAACAATGAGCCAGAAATGTGGTTGATGTATTACAAATGGAATTTGAGAACTGTTTGCAATACTATTTTAGATATTTCAGTTCATACTATGGACATGACAGAAGAACAGGCATTAAAATTATTGAAGAATGAAGCATTTCAGCAGAAAGCAGAGGCACAGGGAAAATGGAAAAGAGTGAACGTAACCAATGTGCAGCTTACAAGCTACTATACCGGGTTTAAAGAAATATGTGACCTGCGCGAAGATTTAAAGAAAAAACAAGGAAATAAATTCAACCTCAAAGTATTTCACGAAAAGTTTTTGAGTTATGGTAGTGCGCCTGTTAAGATGATTCGTCAGGAGATGCTATCGGAGATTAAGTAA